A genomic window from Ruminiclostridium cellulolyticum H10 includes:
- a CDS encoding spore coat protein: MAELTDKEIMASILNERKLAASSLTNLILESSNPTLRNDVKSILTRTFDEQKHIFDIMSQKGWYSVQNANQQEISQAQQKVKGIESQIG; encoded by the coding sequence ATGGCAGAGTTAACAGACAAGGAAATAATGGCATCTATATTAAATGAAAGAAAACTTGCTGCATCATCATTAACAAATTTGATTCTGGAAAGCTCCAATCCGACCCTTAGAAACGATGTAAAGAGCATATTGACCAGGACTTTTGATGAACAGAAGCATATATTTGATATAATGTCGCAAAAAGGATGGTATTCTGTACAAAATGCAAACCAGCAGGAGATATCACAGGCACAGCAAAAGGTTAAGGGTATAGAATCCCAGATAGGATAG
- a CDS encoding TrkH family potassium uptake protein, with protein sequence MKKLKIKNKGHHLLNIAPSKLLVLSFAVLILTGAILLSMPFSSRTGEWTPFINALFTSTSASCITGLITYDTYTYWSTAGQIIILALIQVGALGIITLATFFSLLLKKKVGLKGMLIAQESINSFRYDEVLKLVRRIVTTTLLVEFIGAIVLSLSFVPKFGAFGLYMSIFHSISAFCNAGFDITSGAVNGKFLSITPFNNDPIVIYTISGLIIFGGLGFTVWRDLYEFRKNKALLFHTKLVLVITSILLIFGTLFFFANEYNNSKTLGPMSLFEKINAAFFQSTAARTAGFNSINLADMKEISKVFSVFLMFVGAAPGSTGGGIKVTTFGVIMFAVFSQIKGSGDVVLFKRKLHQYTVNKALSITGLSATLVILITTVIVTLQSDLHVLDILYEATSAFGTVGLTLGQTPSLNTVSKILIIMTMFLGRVGPLSFAVALTLKSSKRTSDIVYPEAKILVG encoded by the coding sequence ATGAAAAAGTTAAAGATAAAAAACAAAGGACATCATTTGTTAAATATAGCTCCATCAAAGCTTTTGGTTTTGAGCTTCGCAGTTTTAATACTAACAGGGGCAATACTCTTATCCATGCCATTTTCCTCCAGAACGGGAGAATGGACACCTTTTATTAACGCTCTATTTACGTCTACTTCTGCGTCATGTATAACAGGTCTGATAACTTATGATACCTATACTTACTGGTCAACAGCAGGTCAAATAATAATACTTGCATTAATTCAAGTAGGTGCTTTGGGGATTATTACCTTAGCAACCTTTTTTTCTCTTTTGTTAAAGAAAAAAGTCGGCTTAAAAGGTATGCTCATTGCCCAGGAATCCATTAACTCTTTCAGGTATGATGAAGTTCTGAAGCTTGTAAGAAGAATTGTAACCACTACCCTGTTGGTTGAATTCATTGGTGCAATAGTATTGTCGTTGAGTTTTGTACCTAAGTTCGGTGCCTTTGGCCTTTACATGAGTATTTTTCATTCTATTTCAGCATTCTGCAATGCAGGCTTTGACATAACAAGCGGTGCCGTAAATGGAAAATTTCTCAGTATTACACCTTTTAATAATGACCCTATCGTAATATATACTATTTCAGGGCTAATAATATTTGGCGGTCTTGGATTTACTGTTTGGAGAGATTTGTATGAGTTCAGAAAGAATAAAGCACTACTTTTTCATACAAAACTGGTTCTTGTAATAACTTCCATCCTATTGATATTCGGTACTTTATTTTTCTTTGCAAACGAATATAATAATTCTAAAACACTGGGACCTATGAGCTTATTTGAAAAAATTAATGCGGCCTTCTTTCAATCCACTGCAGCCAGAACTGCCGGCTTTAATTCAATAAACCTTGCCGATATGAAAGAGATTTCAAAGGTCTTTTCGGTGTTTCTAATGTTTGTTGGAGCTGCTCCGGGATCAACTGGAGGCGGAATAAAGGTTACCACTTTCGGAGTTATAATGTTTGCTGTATTTTCCCAAATAAAAGGGTCCGGGGATGTAGTTCTTTTTAAGAGAAAACTACATCAGTATACAGTAAACAAGGCTCTTTCCATAACCGGATTAAGTGCTACTCTGGTAATACTAATAACAACTGTCATAGTTACGCTTCAAAGTGACTTGCACGTATTGGATATATTATACGAGGCAACTTCAGCCTTTGGAACAGTAGGATTAACTCTTGGTCAAACTCCCTCGCTGAACACAGTAAGTAAAATACTCATTATCATGACAATGTTTCTGGGAAGGGTCGGTCCATTATCATTTGCTGTAGCACTGACTCTGAAATCCTCAAAACGAACTTCTGACATTGTTTATCCTGAGGCCAAGATACTTGTAGGGTAA
- the tyrS gene encoding tyrosine--tRNA ligase: protein MSSVFDVLKERGFIAQITHEDEVKKLLGEKKVTFYIGFDPTADSLHIGHFLQLMVMAHMQQAGHIPIVLIGGGTAMVGDPSGKNDMRKMMTREIIKHNADSFKTQISKFIDFSDNKAFMVDNSEWLMELNYVQFLRDVGVHFSVNRMLTAECFKTRMEKGLTFLEFNYMLMQSYDFLVLNRKYDCQLELGGDDQWSNILGGINLVRKSEAKEVYGMTFKLLTTSEGKKMGKTENGAVWLDPEKTTPYEFYQYWRNIDDNDVENCLALMTFLPMDEVRRLGSLKDAGINEAKAVLAYEVTKIVHGEDEAGKAKEAAEAIFGGKGKSDSIPFIEINSADLEAGIKIADLLMAAGLTPSKSEARRAIQQGGVLLNDNKITGFDYTVGTNDLVNGEMMLQKGKKNFVKIKVV from the coding sequence GTGAGCAGTGTTTTTGATGTATTGAAAGAAAGAGGGTTTATCGCACAGATTACCCATGAGGACGAAGTAAAAAAGCTTTTAGGTGAAAAAAAGGTCACTTTCTATATCGGCTTTGATCCAACGGCTGACAGTTTACACATTGGCCATTTTTTACAGCTAATGGTTATGGCTCATATGCAGCAGGCAGGCCATATACCTATAGTTCTTATTGGCGGCGGAACTGCAATGGTTGGAGATCCTTCGGGTAAGAATGATATGAGAAAGATGATGACTAGGGAAATCATAAAGCACAATGCCGATAGTTTTAAAACTCAGATATCAAAGTTCATTGATTTTTCCGACAACAAGGCATTTATGGTGGATAACAGCGAATGGCTTATGGAGCTTAACTATGTTCAGTTCCTTAGAGATGTAGGTGTACACTTTTCTGTAAACAGAATGCTTACTGCAGAATGTTTTAAAACAAGAATGGAGAAGGGTTTGACCTTCCTGGAGTTCAACTATATGCTTATGCAAAGCTATGATTTCCTTGTTTTAAACCGGAAATATGACTGTCAGCTGGAGTTGGGCGGTGACGACCAGTGGTCTAATATTCTGGGGGGAATCAATCTTGTAAGAAAGTCTGAAGCCAAGGAAGTTTACGGAATGACCTTCAAACTCCTTACCACTAGTGAAGGTAAAAAGATGGGTAAAACTGAGAACGGTGCAGTTTGGCTTGATCCTGAAAAGACTACTCCATACGAATTTTACCAATACTGGAGAAATATTGATGACAATGATGTTGAGAATTGTCTTGCCCTGATGACTTTCCTCCCTATGGATGAGGTGAGAAGACTCGGTTCATTGAAGGATGCGGGAATAAATGAGGCAAAAGCAGTGTTGGCATATGAGGTTACAAAAATTGTACATGGTGAGGATGAGGCAGGAAAAGCAAAAGAAGCGGCGGAGGCTATATTCGGAGGTAAAGGTAAATCTGACAGTATACCGTTTATTGAAATAAATTCAGCAGACCTTGAGGCGGGAATAAAAATAGCAGATTTATTAATGGCTGCTGGACTGACTCCATCCAAGAGTGAGGCAAGGAGAGCCATACAACAGGGCGGTGTACTTCTTAATGATAATAAGATAACCGGTTTTGATTATACAGTTGGTACCAATGACCTTGTAAACGGAGAAATGATGCTTCAGAAGGGCAAGAAGAACTTTGTAAAAATAAAGGTTGTTTAG
- a CDS encoding potassium channel family protein — MNIVIAGGGKVGFYLIKTLLPYKHKISVIEKQKELCEKIANQLNVCVVNGDGTNIEHLTECNVEKADIFIAVTGKDEENLIACQLAKRNFGIKRTIARVNNPKNITVFEKLGVDIAVSSTSIIADLIEQEVDYSGMKTLMKLKNGKVALSEILLSSSSPVKNKKLKDIDIPKKCVLISVIREERVIIPNGNTTLLEGDYILAASSIQDQQELKDFFLG, encoded by the coding sequence ATGAATATCGTGATTGCTGGTGGAGGAAAGGTTGGATTCTACCTTATAAAAACCCTACTGCCATATAAACATAAAATATCAGTTATTGAAAAGCAAAAGGAACTTTGCGAAAAGATTGCAAACCAGCTGAATGTTTGTGTTGTGAACGGTGATGGAACAAATATTGAACATTTAACAGAATGTAATGTAGAGAAGGCAGATATATTTATTGCTGTTACCGGGAAGGATGAAGAGAACCTCATAGCCTGCCAGCTTGCAAAAAGAAATTTCGGTATAAAGCGTACCATTGCAAGGGTAAATAACCCAAAGAATATAACTGTGTTTGAAAAACTTGGGGTTGATATTGCTGTGAGCAGCACGTCAATAATTGCTGATTTGATAGAACAGGAAGTTGATTACTCGGGAATGAAAACGCTAATGAAGTTAAAAAACGGCAAAGTTGCCCTCAGTGAAATATTGCTATCTTCATCTTCCCCCGTAAAAAATAAGAAACTAAAGGATATAGACATTCCAAAAAAGTGTGTCTTAATTTCGGTTATTAGAGAAGAAAGAGTTATTATACCAAACGGTAATACGACTTTATTGGAAGGGGACTATATTTTAGCGGCTTCTTCAATACAGGACCAGCAGGAATTAAAGGACTTTTTTCTTGGATAA
- a CDS encoding potassium channel family protein yields the protein MQVVIIGCGKVGAKFAQVLSEEGNEIVIVSNDPKSFKNLPPDFDGVTLTGVPIDQDVLKMAGIENADVLVAVTEDDNINIMVCQMAKELFKVSKVIARIYNPAREHVFHQFGLETICPTDITVNVMRAMLESNADVSTHRIGNTSVLFKHKKVLEGYIGKRIDQVKLKKSMIFGIIRSGEFILANVAGRLAKGDILVVADTTHRTNKEIN from the coding sequence ATGCAGGTAGTTATAATAGGATGCGGTAAGGTTGGAGCAAAGTTTGCACAGGTTCTTTCCGAGGAAGGAAACGAAATTGTAATTGTTTCAAATGATCCAAAATCTTTTAAAAATCTTCCGCCTGACTTTGATGGTGTGACCTTGACGGGGGTGCCTATTGATCAGGATGTTTTGAAAATGGCGGGAATAGAAAATGCCGATGTATTGGTGGCAGTCACGGAAGATGACAATATAAACATCATGGTCTGCCAAATGGCAAAAGAATTATTCAAGGTATCTAAGGTTATTGCAAGAATTTATAACCCTGCACGGGAACATGTGTTTCATCAATTTGGTCTGGAAACTATTTGTCCAACCGATATAACTGTAAATGTAATGAGAGCTATGCTAGAATCAAACGCCGATGTCAGTACACATAGAATTGGGAATACTTCCGTGTTATTTAAACATAAAAAGGTGTTGGAGGGGTATATTGGAAAAAGGATTGATCAGGTTAAGCTTAAAAAGAGTATGATATTCGGTATTATACGTTCGGGAGAATTTATATTAGCTAATGTTGCAGGAAGATTGGCTAAAGGTGATATATTGGTTGTGGCAGACACGACCCATAGGACTAATAAGGAGATTAACTAA
- a CDS encoding YetF domain-containing protein, producing MLVVFIRTLILYIVVITAMRIMGKRQIGQLQPFELAVAIMISELASIPMQNTGIPLVNGIIPILTMLAAQILISFISLKSTRARTIICGRPSVLISGGRIMEQVFRKELYTLNDLLEQLRSKDIYNIADVEYAILETSGQLSVIPKAGKAKVIREDLNLSGKYEAPAVEIIIDGDLIEKNLKLAKFSKSKLESELKKLNIQSTKDVFFACVGSDGQLFCQKKEKTKRS from the coding sequence TTGCTCGTAGTTTTTATAAGAACTCTGATACTTTATATTGTCGTAATCACTGCCATGAGGATTATGGGAAAAAGACAAATCGGACAGCTTCAGCCCTTTGAGCTGGCCGTTGCCATTATGATTTCAGAGCTGGCATCAATCCCCATGCAAAACACAGGTATACCACTGGTTAACGGAATAATACCCATCCTTACCATGTTGGCTGCACAAATACTGATATCCTTTATTTCCCTTAAAAGTACCAGGGCCAGAACCATTATTTGCGGACGTCCAAGTGTCCTTATTTCAGGCGGCAGAATAATGGAGCAGGTTTTCAGGAAAGAACTGTATACCCTTAACGATCTGTTGGAGCAACTGAGAAGCAAGGACATATACAATATTGCGGATGTGGAATACGCAATATTGGAAACCAGCGGACAGCTTAGTGTCATACCTAAAGCCGGAAAAGCCAAGGTAATCCGTGAAGACCTGAATCTTTCAGGTAAATATGAAGCACCCGCCGTTGAAATTATTATTGACGGAGATCTCATAGAGAAAAATCTTAAGCTTGCCAAATTCAGCAAATCCAAGTTGGAAAGCGAATTGAAAAAGCTGAATATACAAAGCACTAAAGATGTATTTTTTGCATGTGTAGGTTCAGATGGTCAGTTGTTTTGCCAGAAAAAGGAGAAAACAAAAAGGAGCTAA
- a CDS encoding DUF4363 family protein: MPEKGENKKELKDMSNNAKIVTVVVSLVLVIIISGVLTLSYLNRSCEKLEKTVTSAGLFIQSKQWDSAEKLLNDFESDWNKTKYSWAILLDHFEIDNIDNSYTKTKKYVESKDYPSALAELEALKEYIKHIPKKESFSLENIM, encoded by the coding sequence TTGCCAGAAAAAGGAGAAAACAAAAAGGAGCTAAAAGATATGTCAAACAATGCAAAAATAGTGACTGTAGTTGTTAGTTTAGTTTTAGTTATAATCATTTCAGGAGTTCTCACTTTAAGTTATCTGAATCGCTCCTGTGAAAAACTTGAAAAAACCGTAACCTCAGCTGGCTTATTTATACAATCTAAACAATGGGACTCTGCTGAAAAACTTCTGAATGATTTTGAATCCGACTGGAATAAGACAAAGTACAGTTGGGCTATCCTTTTAGACCATTTTGAGATCGATAATATTGATAATTCGTATACAAAAACCAAAAAATATGTTGAGAGTAAAGACTATCCTTCTGCTTTGGCAGAACTTGAAGCATTGAAAGAGTATATTAAACATATTCCCAAAAAAGAAAGCTTCTCCCTGGAGAATATCATGTAA
- a CDS encoding sodium:calcium antiporter → MLDNILILLLSLGIILTGCELFTNGIEWLGKNLKLGDGVVGSIFSAVGTCLPETLIPVIALLFSGKQKDSVDIGIGAIIGAPFMLSTLAFFITGLSVIIFAGRRQTGLKLNTDLNILGRDIQFFVIVYTGAVFVSFVPVNFIKNISAILLIAAYVFYVFKTVNNDKASNEDIDDLIFAKTFKFKESIMVIILQITLALFSIIIGAEMFVGNIKVVSGVLGVSTLVLSIIITPIATELPEKFNSVIWISKSKDTLSLGNISGAMVFQSCIPFSIGILTTDWKLDIVTLISSMLALASTLVTYIWIKVKKNLTPLPLLSGGVFYAVFIGFLILRGFK, encoded by the coding sequence ATGCTGGACAACATACTGATTTTATTACTTAGCCTTGGTATAATCCTTACAGGATGTGAGTTGTTTACAAATGGAATTGAGTGGTTAGGGAAGAATCTCAAGCTTGGAGACGGAGTTGTAGGGAGCATTTTTTCTGCCGTAGGAACCTGCCTGCCAGAAACATTAATACCCGTTATTGCACTGCTTTTTTCCGGAAAACAGAAGGATTCAGTAGATATAGGAATCGGTGCTATTATAGGTGCACCTTTTATGCTCTCAACCCTTGCATTTTTTATAACGGGTTTGAGTGTTATAATCTTTGCGGGCAGACGCCAAACAGGATTGAAACTGAATACAGACCTGAATATTCTTGGACGGGATATTCAATTTTTTGTAATTGTGTATACCGGTGCTGTTTTCGTGTCATTTGTCCCTGTAAATTTTATCAAGAATATATCTGCAATATTGCTGATAGCTGCTTATGTTTTTTATGTATTTAAAACAGTAAACAACGACAAGGCAAGTAATGAAGATATTGACGACTTAATATTTGCAAAAACATTCAAATTTAAAGAAAGTATCATGGTTATCATTCTTCAGATTACTCTCGCTCTTTTCTCAATAATAATTGGGGCTGAGATGTTTGTGGGGAATATTAAAGTTGTATCGGGAGTTCTGGGCGTTTCAACACTTGTCCTTTCAATTATAATTACACCTATTGCAACAGAGCTTCCTGAAAAATTTAATAGCGTAATATGGATAAGCAAAAGCAAGGATACACTTTCCCTGGGGAATATTTCCGGGGCTATGGTTTTTCAAAGCTGTATACCTTTTTCGATAGGTATTCTCACAACTGATTGGAAGCTTGATATAGTAACATTAATAAGTTCTATGCTGGCATTGGCTTCCACACTTGTAACATATATCTGGATTAAAGTTAAAAAGAATTTAACACCGCTACCGCTTCTATCGGGTGGTGTATTTTATGCGGTATTTATTGGCTTTTTGATACTAAGAGGGTTTAAATAA
- a CDS encoding MFS transporter, producing the protein MVFKFKRPRIYGNVSDDNYELSRRRFILEGCLSNGVYTLTAGAFFAGYAKFLGASDQIIGLIVAMPLLANILQMFSPIFLEKLTSRKRLIVTTSLCYRSLLGLMIVIPLLTQNTSARLLLLAGMYLTAYLIFSFSNPAGGSWIISLVPERYRGRYFGLRDTFIISSAAVLSLSMGRVLDILKVSGKEFLGFIIVFSLVLVLVVLDIYVLNKIREPKIVPIKQNVNVKSLFTLPLKNKQFRPVIFLNATWSFAAQLALPFFSVYMVTGLELSYTFIMAANILMSVVQASTAKLWGRLADKFSWEVTTIISIGMLGLCHLTWAFVTKEVCYLIIPFIQILAGAGWSGVNMSLFNIQFKHAPQEGRTIFVGFNAAIAGVTGFASALLGAFLVGVLSNVKIDIGITVLNNMLIIFGISGTLVILCAVFFALKFWTKNKKRKNKSEKNFAG; encoded by the coding sequence ATGGTATTTAAATTTAAAAGACCTAGGATTTATGGAAATGTTTCAGATGACAATTACGAGCTGAGCCGTAGGCGTTTTATTCTTGAGGGTTGCCTTTCAAATGGTGTCTATACCCTAACAGCAGGAGCTTTTTTTGCTGGATATGCTAAATTTCTAGGAGCATCAGATCAGATAATAGGCCTTATTGTTGCGATGCCTTTACTTGCTAATATTCTTCAAATGTTCAGTCCAATATTTTTAGAGAAGCTTACCAGCAGGAAAAGATTGATTGTCACAACTAGTCTTTGTTATAGGTCATTGCTTGGACTCATGATAGTTATTCCTCTGTTAACACAGAATACGTCAGCCAGACTGCTTTTGTTGGCAGGGATGTATCTTACGGCCTATCTTATTTTCAGCTTTTCAAACCCCGCAGGAGGCAGTTGGATAATAAGTCTTGTTCCTGAGAGATACAGAGGCAGGTATTTTGGACTGAGGGATACCTTCATCATTTCGTCAGCGGCTGTTCTCTCCCTATCTATGGGAAGGGTACTTGATATACTCAAAGTTTCCGGAAAGGAGTTTTTGGGGTTTATTATCGTTTTTTCTTTGGTATTGGTATTGGTGGTATTGGATATTTATGTACTTAATAAGATTAGGGAACCCAAAATAGTACCTATTAAGCAGAATGTAAATGTAAAGAGTCTGTTTACTCTGCCACTAAAGAATAAGCAGTTCCGTCCGGTTATTTTTTTAAATGCTACATGGAGTTTTGCAGCACAGCTTGCTCTTCCTTTCTTTTCGGTTTATATGGTAACAGGTTTGGAACTATCATATACGTTTATAATGGCAGCCAACATTTTAATGTCGGTAGTACAAGCTTCTACGGCTAAATTGTGGGGAAGGCTGGCTGACAAGTTCAGCTGGGAGGTTACAACTATTATTTCCATAGGAATGTTAGGTCTGTGTCACTTGACTTGGGCATTTGTAACCAAGGAAGTTTGCTATTTGATTATTCCCTTTATACAAATTTTAGCAGGAGCCGGATGGTCAGGTGTTAACATGTCTCTGTTTAACATTCAGTTCAAGCACGCACCACAGGAAGGACGCACAATTTTTGTTGGTTTTAATGCTGCGATAGCAGGAGTGACGGGATTTGCAAGTGCATTGCTTGGAGCATTCCTTGTTGGAGTATTAAGTAATGTAAAAATTGATATTGGGATAACTGTACTCAACAATATGTTGATAATTTTTGGGATATCCGGCACGTTGGTAATTTTATGTGCAGTATTTTTTGCCTTAAAATTCTGGACAAAAAATAAGAAAAGAAAAAATAAATCTGAAAAGAATTTTGCAGGATAA
- the ymfI gene encoding elongation factor P 5-aminopentanone reductase, with translation MNTQKTVLVTGASRGIGYAVAKKFAKNGFNVAINYNLNSTSAESLESELSREQCRVMTVKADVSSQEQVLNMIDSVNSRFGHIDILVNNAGIAGQRLFTDITSEEWDRMFDVNVKGMFHCCKAVLPNMIRNKYGKIVNISSIWGLTGASCEVHYSASKAAVIGLTRALAKELGPSNIQVNCVAPGVIETDMNSEIDNQTMEELKEQTPLGVIGTGDDIAETVFFLASDSAKFITGQIISPNGGFLI, from the coding sequence ATGAATACCCAAAAAACTGTCCTTGTTACGGGGGCTTCAAGAGGGATAGGATATGCTGTCGCAAAGAAGTTTGCCAAAAATGGATTTAATGTTGCAATAAACTATAACCTAAACAGCACCTCTGCGGAAAGTCTGGAAAGCGAGTTAAGCCGGGAACAATGCAGAGTAATGACTGTAAAAGCTGACGTAAGCAGTCAGGAGCAGGTACTTAATATGATAGATAGTGTTAACTCACGTTTCGGTCATATAGACATACTGGTCAATAATGCAGGAATAGCGGGACAGAGGCTGTTTACAGATATTACATCAGAAGAATGGGACAGGATGTTTGATGTTAATGTGAAAGGGATGTTTCACTGCTGTAAAGCTGTACTTCCAAATATGATAAGAAATAAATACGGAAAAATAGTTAATATATCCTCTATATGGGGATTAACAGGTGCATCATGTGAGGTTCATTACTCGGCTTCAAAGGCAGCGGTTATAGGATTGACACGGGCATTAGCAAAGGAATTGGGTCCATCCAATATTCAGGTCAACTGTGTTGCACCCGGTGTAATTGAAACCGATATGAATTCGGAGATTGACAACCAAACCATGGAAGAGCTGAAAGAGCAGACGCCGCTGGGGGTAATTGGCACCGGTGATGATATTGCAGAAACTGTTTTTTTCCTTGCATCAGACAGTGCCAAGTTTATAACGGGGCAGATTATAAGCCCAAACGGCGGTTTTTTAATATAG
- a CDS encoding DJ-1/PfpI family protein, with translation MNKILVFLYDDMADFEISYATHLLGHELSKEIVPCAYEKKPIKSKGGLLYTPVITVAEAKADEYEGFLIPGGWNPVVKVEILDLINAFYSGGKLIAAICAGPRYLAKAGILKDVKYTTSIVEWTQARREAFGNEDDPFPRENYIDTRVVRDKNVITSKGISFVDFAIEVADYFGMFKNSEDKKTLFNVNTDR, from the coding sequence ATGAATAAAATACTGGTTTTTTTGTATGACGATATGGCAGATTTTGAAATATCATATGCTACGCATCTTTTAGGACATGAATTATCAAAAGAAATAGTTCCATGTGCATATGAAAAGAAGCCTATTAAAAGTAAAGGCGGTTTGTTGTATACACCTGTAATTACTGTTGCCGAAGCAAAAGCAGATGAATACGAGGGGTTTTTAATTCCCGGAGGTTGGAATCCTGTTGTCAAGGTTGAAATACTTGATCTGATAAATGCTTTTTATTCAGGTGGGAAACTCATAGCCGCAATCTGTGCAGGCCCCAGATATCTAGCAAAGGCCGGTATATTAAAAGATGTCAAGTATACCACTTCCATAGTTGAATGGACACAAGCCAGAAGAGAAGCGTTCGGTAATGAGGATGATCCGTTCCCAAGGGAAAACTATATTGATACCAGAGTAGTAAGGGACAAAAATGTCATAACCTCAAAAGGTATATCTTTTGTTGATTTTGCTATAGAAGTAGCTGACTATTTCGGTATGTTTAAAAATTCCGAGGATAAGAAAACTTTGTTTAATGTGAATACAGACAGATAG
- a CDS encoding YkgJ family cysteine cluster protein, whose product MECRKYCGACCIAPSISSPIPGMPKGKPAGVRCMQLKTDNSCRIFGLPERPQVCSNLKPSEEMCGNSRQFALEYLLKLEQLTK is encoded by the coding sequence ATGGAATGTAGAAAGTACTGCGGAGCGTGCTGTATAGCTCCTTCAATATCATCGCCTATTCCTGGAATGCCAAAAGGTAAGCCTGCCGGAGTAAGATGTATGCAGCTAAAAACAGATAATAGCTGTAGGATTTTCGGTTTGCCGGAAAGGCCACAGGTGTGTTCAAACCTGAAACCATCAGAGGAAATGTGTGGAAATTCCAGACAGTTTGCATTGGAATACTTACTTAAACTTGAACAACTTACAAAATAA
- a CDS encoding CYTH domain-containing protein, translated as MSIEIEKKFLVKSNEYKAFAKPVLFRQGYLSTSFERTVRVRRYDDKGFITIKGKTNNCSRLEYEYCIPIEDADNMLYNLCVQPIIEKIRYFLVYKGYEWIVDEFLGVNEGLVVAEIELKDEKECFGKPDWLGSEITSDTRYYNSNLVNNPYKTW; from the coding sequence ATGTCAATTGAAATAGAAAAAAAGTTTCTTGTAAAAAGTAATGAGTATAAGGCTTTTGCAAAGCCTGTTCTATTCAGGCAGGGGTATTTGAGTACATCATTTGAAAGAACTGTAAGGGTAAGAAGATACGATGACAAAGGTTTTATTACAATAAAAGGGAAGACAAATAACTGTAGCAGATTAGAATATGAATATTGTATCCCAATTGAGGATGCAGATAATATGCTTTATAATTTGTGTGTTCAGCCTATAATAGAAAAAATAAGGTACTTCTTGGTATATAAGGGTTATGAATGGATTGTCGACGAATTTCTCGGGGTCAATGAAGGTCTTGTGGTAGCGGAAATTGAACTAAAGGATGAGAAAGAATGTTTTGGAAAACCCGATTGGCTCGGGTCTGAGATAACATCTGATACCAGATATTATAACTCTAATCTGGTCAATAATCCTTATAAAACCTGGTAA
- a CDS encoding GatB/YqeY domain-containing protein: protein MSLKELLVQDLKKAMKDGDSVSKTAIQMARSAVLQVEKDTRVTLDDDGIVEIIAKEVKKRVDTLPDFEKSNRQDLIDNLKAEIEVLKKYLPQQLSEGEIEEIVKEAISSTGATSAKEIGKVMQAVMPKTRGKADGKLVNQIVKKLLE from the coding sequence ATGTCACTAAAAGAGTTGCTTGTTCAAGACTTGAAAAAAGCCATGAAGGATGGCGATAGTGTCTCAAAGACAGCTATTCAGATGGCTAGGTCAGCAGTGCTTCAGGTTGAAAAGGACACTAGGGTTACCCTTGACGATGATGGTATAGTTGAGATTATTGCAAAAGAAGTTAAAAAACGGGTGGATACTTTGCCTGACTTTGAAAAAAGTAACAGACAGGATCTTATAGATAATCTTAAAGCAGAAATTGAAGTATTGAAAAAATATTTACCACAGCAGTTGAGTGAAGGTGAGATAGAGGAAATTGTAAAAGAAGCTATTTCTTCTACCGGAGCTACTTCGGCTAAGGAAATCGGAAAGGTAATGCAGGCGGTAATGCCTAAAACCAGAGGTAAGGCTGACGGTAAATTAGTTAACCAAATAGTAAAAAAGTTATTAGAATAA
- the rpsU gene encoding 30S ribosomal protein S21 → MSEVRVKENESLDSALKRFKRSCAKSGVLAEVRKREHYEKPSVKRKKKSEAARKRKFK, encoded by the coding sequence GTGTCTGAAGTAAGAGTTAAAGAGAATGAGTCTTTGGATAGTGCTCTCAAAAGGTTTAAAAGATCTTGTGCCAAATCAGGTGTTTTGGCTGAGGTTAGAAAGAGAGAACATTATGAGAAGCCTAGTGTAAAGAGAAAAAAGAAATCTGAAGCAGCAAGAAAAAGAAAATTTAAATAA